In a single window of the Dinghuibacter silviterrae genome:
- a CDS encoding acetate uptake transporter, producing the protein MNETTVVLKDNSANPAPLGLFAFGMTTVLLNLHNAGLYDLDSMILAMGIFYGGLAQVIAGIMEARKKNTFGFTAFLSYGFFWLTLVTLLVLPKLGWAAAITGKSLGCYLLLWGIFTFLLFLGTLRISRALQVVFATLTILFLLLAFSEFSGNKNLGMIAGGEGILCGATAIYTATATLLNDVYGKTVLPLGIKS; encoded by the coding sequence ATGAATGAAACAACCGTTGTCCTCAAGGACAATTCCGCAAATCCCGCTCCACTCGGCCTGTTTGCTTTCGGTATGACGACCGTCCTGCTCAACCTGCACAACGCCGGCCTGTATGACCTGGACTCAATGATCCTGGCGATGGGCATCTTTTACGGCGGGCTGGCCCAGGTCATCGCGGGGATCATGGAGGCGCGCAAAAAAAATACCTTCGGCTTTACAGCCTTTCTCTCTTACGGTTTCTTCTGGCTGACCCTGGTCACCCTTCTGGTCCTGCCAAAGCTTGGCTGGGCCGCGGCCATCACAGGCAAATCGTTGGGCTGCTACCTGTTGCTTTGGGGCATCTTCACCTTCCTGTTGTTCCTGGGCACCCTCCGGATCAGCCGCGCCCTGCAGGTGGTATTCGCCACGCTGACCATCCTTTTCCTGTTGCTGGCCTTCAGCGAATTTTCAGGCAACAAAAACCTTGGTATGATTGCCGGGGGCGAAGGGATCCTCTGCGGGGCCACTGCCATATACACCGCTACGGCAACCCTCCTCAACGATGTCTATGGAAAGACCGTGTTGCCGCTGGGTATCAAGTCCTAG
- a CDS encoding chitinase, with product MSWIFLLLPVLINSADWDHLFPHRNALYTFQAFQSAAARFPGFLSETDDTLRRRELAAFLANVSQETSGGWDKAPGGYCAWGLYFVSEGKGTYADTTKPAYPPAPGQAYYGRGPVQLSWNYNYGQFSQAFFGDKDVLLKDPGRMERDPELAMASAVWFWMTPQAPKPSCHQVMSGEWTPNPEDRAKGRVPGFGATVNIINGGVECGTGQDQERTLHRYQFYRYFCAYLHVSPGENVGCADQTPFGR from the coding sequence ATGAGTTGGATTTTTCTTCTACTACCCGTCCTGATCAACAGCGCCGATTGGGATCATTTGTTTCCCCATCGCAACGCCTTATACACTTTCCAGGCCTTCCAATCCGCCGCTGCCCGCTTCCCGGGATTCCTGTCGGAAACCGACGACACCCTTCGCCGGAGGGAGCTCGCCGCTTTTCTTGCCAACGTTTCCCAGGAAACGAGCGGTGGCTGGGACAAGGCGCCGGGAGGATATTGCGCATGGGGGTTGTACTTTGTTTCGGAAGGGAAAGGGACGTATGCGGACACCACCAAGCCCGCTTACCCTCCCGCCCCCGGACAGGCATACTATGGCCGGGGACCCGTGCAGCTCAGTTGGAACTACAACTATGGGCAGTTCAGCCAGGCCTTCTTCGGCGATAAAGACGTTTTGCTCAAGGATCCCGGTCGGATGGAACGGGACCCGGAGCTGGCCATGGCGTCCGCGGTTTGGTTTTGGATGACCCCCCAGGCGCCCAAACCCTCCTGTCACCAGGTGATGTCCGGGGAATGGACGCCCAATCCGGAGGACCGGGCCAAAGGGCGCGTCCCGGGCTTTGGCGCCACGGTCAACATCATCAACGGAGGGGTAGAATGTGGAACCGGCCAGGACCAGGAGCGAACCCTGCACCGGTATCAGTTTTACCGGTATTTCTGCGCCTATCTGCACGTAAGCCCGGGGGAGAACGTCGGGTGCGCGGACCAGACGCCCTTTGGACGCTAG
- a CDS encoding Dabb family protein, translated as MEFSNQFIHHVFFWLHQPDNIQDRDRLIQGLRTLVAIPGIQRAHIGVPAGTTRDVVDASYAVSWLAVFDDRAAQDAYQVDPVHLAFVEACGHLWTRVVVTDSITA; from the coding sequence ATGGAATTCTCTAACCAATTTATCCACCACGTTTTTTTCTGGCTCCATCAGCCCGACAATATACAGGACCGGGACAGGCTTATCCAGGGCCTTCGCACCCTGGTCGCCATACCCGGCATCCAGCGGGCGCACATTGGCGTCCCCGCCGGAACCACCCGGGACGTCGTCGATGCCTCCTATGCGGTATCCTGGCTGGCGGTTTTTGACGACCGGGCGGCCCAGGACGCCTACCAGGTAGACCCGGTTCACCTGGCATTCGTGGAAGCATGTGGCCATTTATGGACCAGGGTCGTTGTCACCGATAGCATCACCGCCTAG
- a CDS encoding sensor histidine kinase, with product MPERRIPMDATPKSDVNLSEIHDLRHANALLRQRNAELEQFAYVTSHDLQEPLRKIRVFVDMLLLQELEKDRYHALDRIRSSADRMAQLIRDLLSYSRVGQEGHPFVPTDLHSVVLAALRDFDLRIEETGATVHILPLPTIDAVPLQMNQLFCNLLGNALKFRRPDTTPLLHVSAQLLGPEEVTGYPGLAQGESYYRIVVKDNGIGFNPAFTEKIFAIFQRLHQDEHFPGTGIGLAICRKIAHQHRGEIFAYGREGEGAEFHVVLPQRYRLTP from the coding sequence TTGCCAGAGAGACGGATTCCAATGGACGCCACCCCGAAGTCTGATGTAAACCTTTCTGAAATTCACGACCTGCGGCACGCCAACGCCCTACTCCGCCAGCGCAATGCTGAACTGGAACAGTTTGCCTATGTCACTTCCCACGACCTCCAGGAGCCCTTGCGGAAAATCAGGGTTTTTGTGGATATGCTCCTTCTCCAGGAATTGGAAAAGGACCGCTACCATGCCCTGGACCGGATCCGCAGCTCCGCCGACCGCATGGCCCAGTTGATCAGGGACCTGTTGAGCTATTCCCGTGTGGGTCAGGAAGGCCATCCCTTCGTGCCGACCGACCTCCATTCCGTCGTCCTGGCCGCCCTCAGGGATTTTGACCTCCGCATCGAGGAGACCGGGGCCACGGTACACATATTGCCCCTGCCTACCATAGACGCCGTGCCGTTACAGATGAACCAATTGTTTTGCAACCTGCTCGGGAACGCGCTCAAGTTCCGGCGTCCGGACACCACGCCCCTGCTGCACGTTTCCGCCCAGCTCCTGGGCCCGGAAGAAGTGACCGGTTATCCCGGTCTGGCGCAAGGGGAATCGTACTACCGGATTGTTGTAAAGGACAATGGAATCGGGTTTAACCCAGCCTTTACGGAAAAGATCTTCGCCATTTTCCAACGCCTGCATCAGGACGAACACTTTCCCGGGACGGGCATAGGCCTCGCCATTTGCCGGAAGATCGCCCACCAGCACCGGGGAGAAATATTTGCGTATGGACGGGAAGGGGAGGGCGCGGAGTTTCACGTTGTCCTTCCCCAGCGCTACCGGCTTACGCCCTGA
- a CDS encoding TPM domain-containing protein, translating into MQPIIKISLIGLLFAQVCFTASAQEKDDVIIAQAPGGFSLHGRVYHKHFKDEVPPASGYVTDWENLFTDAQEAHIDSMVADFSRQTGIQIAVVTVDSSMSSKDGFDSVILRLGNTWGVGQDSSKGIVVGISNSLGIMRIQNGVGVAATLSDADTQQIVDAAFLPEFEKGDYYLGTLIGLAAIMQKLQGVSR; encoded by the coding sequence ATGCAACCTATCATAAAGATCAGCCTGATCGGCCTGCTTTTCGCGCAGGTATGTTTTACCGCAAGCGCCCAGGAAAAGGACGACGTGATCATTGCCCAGGCTCCGGGCGGATTTTCGCTTCATGGGCGTGTCTACCACAAACACTTTAAGGATGAAGTCCCCCCTGCCTCAGGGTACGTGACGGATTGGGAAAACCTCTTTACCGATGCACAGGAGGCACACATCGATTCGATGGTGGCCGATTTTAGCCGTCAGACCGGTATCCAGATCGCCGTGGTCACGGTAGATTCCTCTATGTCCAGCAAGGATGGCTTCGATTCGGTCATTCTCCGGTTGGGCAATACCTGGGGAGTGGGCCAGGATTCCAGCAAAGGCATTGTTGTAGGCATCTCCAACAGCCTGGGTATCATGCGCATACAAAATGGTGTAGGGGTGGCTGCCACCCTTTCCGATGCGGATACCCAGCAGATCGTAGACGCCGCCTTCCTGCCGGAATTTGAAAAAGGAGACTACTACCTGGGCACGTTGATCGGCCTGGCGGCCATCATGCAAAAGCTTCAGGGCGTAAGCCGGTAG
- a CDS encoding glutamine--tRNA ligase/YqeY domain fusion protein, with amino-acid sequence MTEEKSLNFLEEIIEQDIKDGKHPQIHTRFPPEPNGYLHIGHSKSICLNFGLAARYGGQTNLRFDDTNPTTEETEYVDSIKDDIRWLGFQWDNERYASDYFEELYRMAVTLIKKGLAYVDDSTAEQIALSKGTPTEQGRPGPNRDRSVEENLELFEAMRAGKFPDGSRTLRAKIDLASPNMHMRDPILYRIKHAHHHRTGDAWCIYPMYDFAHGQSDSIEHITHSICTLEFIPHRPLYDWFIEKLDIFPSHQYEFARLNLNYTVMSKRKLLQLVNEGFVSGWDDPRMPTISGLRRRGYTPESIRDFCDRVGIAKRENIIDVSLLEFCIREHLNKIALRRMAVLDPIKLILTNYPEGEVEIMEGENNPEDPNAGTRPVPFSRELWIEREDFMEVPSKKWFRLAPGAVVRLKNAYIVRCDDFTKDDEGNVTEVRATYLPESRSGEEGSSVKVKGTIHWISAAHAITAEIRLYDRLFRSENPAAEEGDFKDDLNPESLTVIPAAYLEPGMADADPATKYQFIRKGYFVLDKDSRPGKLVFNQTVTLKDTWAKEVKKEGA; translated from the coding sequence ATGACTGAAGAAAAGAGCCTCAACTTCCTGGAAGAGATTATTGAACAGGATATTAAAGACGGGAAACACCCGCAGATCCATACTCGTTTTCCCCCGGAACCCAACGGTTACCTTCATATAGGACATTCCAAAAGCATCTGCCTGAACTTTGGCCTGGCGGCGAGGTATGGGGGACAAACCAACCTGCGCTTTGACGATACGAACCCGACGACGGAAGAAACGGAGTACGTGGACAGCATCAAGGACGACATCCGTTGGCTGGGTTTCCAGTGGGACAACGAAAGGTATGCTTCCGATTATTTCGAAGAACTATACCGGATGGCGGTAACCCTGATCAAAAAGGGGCTGGCCTATGTAGACGACAGCACGGCGGAACAGATTGCCCTGTCCAAGGGCACACCGACGGAGCAGGGGAGACCGGGGCCGAACCGGGACCGGAGCGTGGAAGAAAACCTGGAATTGTTTGAGGCGATGCGGGCGGGCAAGTTCCCGGACGGGAGCCGCACCCTGCGGGCGAAGATCGACCTGGCTTCCCCGAATATGCACATGCGGGACCCGATCCTGTACAGAATTAAACACGCACACCACCACCGCACGGGGGATGCCTGGTGTATTTACCCGATGTATGATTTTGCGCACGGTCAAAGCGATTCGATCGAACACATCACGCACTCGATCTGTACGCTGGAGTTTATACCGCACCGCCCGCTGTACGACTGGTTTATCGAAAAGCTGGACATCTTCCCCTCCCACCAGTACGAGTTTGCCCGGCTCAACCTGAACTATACGGTGATGAGCAAACGCAAGCTCCTGCAACTGGTCAACGAGGGTTTTGTGAGCGGCTGGGACGATCCGCGCATGCCGACGATCAGCGGTCTGAGGCGTAGGGGCTATACCCCGGAAAGCATCCGTGACTTCTGCGACCGGGTGGGGATCGCCAAGCGGGAGAACATCATCGACGTGAGCCTGCTGGAATTTTGCATACGGGAACACCTCAATAAGATCGCCCTCCGGCGGATGGCGGTCCTGGACCCGATTAAACTTATCCTGACGAACTACCCCGAAGGCGAAGTGGAGATCATGGAGGGGGAAAACAACCCGGAAGATCCCAACGCAGGGACGCGTCCCGTCCCTTTTTCCAGGGAACTTTGGATCGAACGCGAGGACTTTATGGAGGTGCCGTCCAAAAAATGGTTCCGGCTGGCCCCGGGAGCCGTGGTCCGGTTGAAGAATGCCTATATCGTCCGGTGTGACGACTTTACAAAGGATGACGAGGGCAATGTTACCGAGGTCCGGGCAACCTACCTCCCGGAGAGCCGGAGCGGGGAAGAAGGGAGCAGCGTTAAGGTGAAAGGGACGATCCATTGGATAAGCGCGGCGCATGCGATTACGGCGGAGATCCGTCTGTATGACCGTCTTTTCCGGTCGGAAAACCCGGCCGCGGAGGAAGGCGACTTTAAAGACGACCTGAACCCGGAAAGCCTGACTGTCATCCCGGCAGCGTACCTGGAACCGGGTATGGCGGACGCGGACCCGGCTACAAAATACCAGTTTATCCGCAAGGGGTACTTTGTATTGGACAAGGACAGTCGCCCCGGAAAACTTGTTTTCAATCAAACAGTTACGCTAAAGGATACGTGGGCGAAGGAGGTGAAAAAAGAAGGGGCCTGA
- a CDS encoding VIT1/CCC1 transporter family protein, whose translation MANTHAPGAPHQEHHNSSSDFIKDVVIGMSDGLTVPFALAAGLSGAVSSTSLIVLAGLAEITAGSIAMGLGGYLAGKTELDFYNSELKREYEEVDTVPDEEKREVKEFFRELGLSSDVQDKAVEEITRDKKKWVDFMMKYELNLDEPDPKRARNSAFNIGGSYIVGGLIPLSPYFFIQHPTDALKWSVVVTLVCLFIFGFFKSRVTGINPWWGAVRVTLIGAAAAAAAFFVAKVFQ comes from the coding sequence ATGGCAAATACCCACGCGCCCGGCGCCCCTCACCAGGAACACCACAATTCCAGTTCGGACTTCATCAAAGACGTGGTCATCGGCATGAGCGATGGTCTTACGGTTCCATTTGCCCTTGCGGCCGGTTTGAGCGGAGCGGTCTCGTCCACCAGCCTGATCGTGCTGGCGGGGCTGGCGGAAATCACCGCGGGGTCGATTGCCATGGGCCTGGGGGGTTACCTGGCAGGGAAAACGGAATTGGATTTTTACAACAGCGAGCTGAAACGCGAATACGAGGAGGTGGATACGGTGCCGGATGAGGAAAAACGCGAGGTGAAGGAGTTTTTCCGGGAGCTGGGGTTGAGCAGCGACGTACAGGACAAGGCGGTAGAGGAGATCACCCGGGACAAGAAAAAATGGGTGGATTTCATGATGAAGTACGAACTCAACCTGGACGAGCCGGATCCAAAACGCGCCCGGAACAGTGCTTTCAATATCGGTGGTTCCTATATCGTAGGCGGGCTTATTCCGCTAAGCCCCTATTTTTTCATACAACATCCGACCGATGCCCTTAAATGGTCGGTGGTCGTCACCCTGGTTTGCCTGTTCATCTTCGGTTTCTTCAAAAGCCGCGTCACCGGCATCAACCCCTGGTGGGGCGCGGTTCGCGTGACCCTCATCGGGGCCGCCGCGGCGGCGGCGGCGTTCTTCGTGGCCAAGGTGTTCCAATAG
- the rocD gene encoding ornithine--oxo-acid transaminase → MQLTGALSVRAQHFLELEEKYGAHNYHPLPVVLTRGEGVFVWDVDGKRYFDFLSGYSAVNQGHCHPRIVQSLVEQAGRLTLTSRAFHSDLLGEYAAFVTDLFGYDKVLPMNTGVEAVETAIKLCRRWGYDVKGIPENKAQIIVCEGTFNGRTTGVISFSSDPSARSGFGPFLPGFRVIPYNDLGALALALEDKNVAGFLVEPIQGEAGVVVPDDGYLAKAQKACEDAGVLFMADEIQTGLGRTGRMLACDHEGVRPDILILGKALSGGLLPVSAVLADDEIMLTIKAGEHGSTYGGNPLACRVAMTALQVLQDEGMIAHAASMGVLLRNGLMDIDSPHIELVRGRGLLNAVVISHPDLDAAWELCLRLKDLGMLAKPTHGDKIRLAPPLVITEAQVRECIELFAEGLRELD, encoded by the coding sequence ATGCAATTGACCGGCGCATTATCCGTCCGCGCGCAGCATTTCCTGGAGCTGGAAGAAAAATATGGGGCACACAACTATCACCCCTTGCCCGTGGTACTGACCAGGGGGGAAGGCGTTTTTGTGTGGGACGTGGATGGCAAAAGATATTTTGATTTCCTCAGCGGGTATTCGGCGGTGAACCAGGGGCATTGTCACCCGCGGATCGTCCAAAGCCTGGTGGAACAGGCGGGGCGGCTGACGCTGACGTCGAGGGCCTTTCACAGCGACCTGTTGGGAGAGTACGCGGCCTTTGTTACGGACCTTTTTGGTTATGACAAGGTACTTCCGATGAATACGGGCGTGGAAGCGGTGGAGACGGCGATCAAGTTGTGCCGGCGCTGGGGGTATGACGTCAAGGGCATCCCGGAAAACAAGGCGCAGATCATCGTGTGCGAGGGGACGTTTAACGGTCGTACGACGGGGGTCATCTCTTTCAGTTCCGACCCGTCGGCGCGGTCGGGCTTTGGTCCCTTTTTGCCGGGCTTCAGGGTGATCCCGTATAATGACCTGGGGGCGCTGGCGCTGGCGCTGGAGGACAAAAACGTGGCGGGCTTCCTGGTGGAACCGATCCAGGGGGAAGCGGGGGTCGTGGTGCCGGACGACGGTTACCTGGCCAAGGCGCAAAAGGCGTGCGAAGACGCGGGCGTCTTGTTTATGGCGGACGAGATACAGACAGGTTTGGGCCGGACGGGCCGCATGCTGGCGTGTGACCACGAGGGGGTGCGGCCGGATATCCTCATCCTTGGCAAGGCCCTGAGCGGGGGTTTGCTGCCGGTCAGTGCGGTGCTGGCGGACGACGAAATTATGCTGACCATAAAAGCGGGCGAACACGGGTCCACCTACGGAGGAAATCCGCTGGCCTGCCGGGTAGCGATGACGGCGCTGCAGGTGCTCCAGGACGAAGGTATGATCGCCCACGCGGCGTCCATGGGCGTCCTGCTGAGAAATGGGTTGATGGACATCGATTCTCCCCATATCGAACTGGTGCGGGGCAGGGGTCTGCTGAACGCCGTGGTGATCAGTCATCCGGACCTGGACGCGGCCTGGGAGCTTTGTCTGCGGCTGAAGGACCTGGGGATGCTGGCGAAGCCGACGCACGGGGACAAGATCCGCCTGGCGCCGCCGCTGGTCATCACCGAGGCGCAGGTCAGGGAGTGCATCGAACTATTCGCCGAAGGTTTAAGAGAGCTGGACTAA
- the ispE gene encoding 4-(cytidine 5'-diphospho)-2-C-methyl-D-erythritol kinase has protein sequence MILFPPCKINIGLRILRKRSDGFHDLETLFWPVPLRDALEMLPSDTTRLHVTGADIPGAPSTNLCVRAHALLAADFPAVRPVDIYLHKSIPMGAGLGGGSADGALALVLVNRLFRLGLTREDLLPYALQLGSDCPFFLYDGPCWASGRGEILQPAALDLSDYRLVLVNPGIHVPTGWAFAQLGLGAARSESRAQSSGAEGADAQRRGEPDAAALRAIPPVSSWRDIFHNDFEPAVFAAYPAIKAIKETLYATGAVYASMSGSGSTVYALYPEGQMPRLSFPKDYWVYMG, from the coding sequence ATGATCCTTTTCCCCCCGTGTAAGATCAACATCGGTTTACGGATTCTCCGCAAAAGATCGGACGGTTTTCATGACCTGGAAACATTGTTCTGGCCCGTCCCCCTTCGGGATGCACTGGAAATGCTGCCTTCCGACACCACCCGTCTTCACGTGACAGGTGCCGACATACCCGGGGCGCCTTCCACCAATCTTTGCGTAAGGGCGCACGCCCTGCTGGCGGCCGATTTCCCGGCCGTCCGCCCGGTGGATATCTACCTCCACAAATCCATCCCGATGGGTGCCGGTCTTGGCGGGGGATCTGCCGACGGGGCGTTGGCGCTTGTCCTTGTCAACCGTCTTTTCCGCCTGGGGCTCACCCGGGAGGACCTTCTCCCCTACGCGCTTCAGTTGGGCAGCGACTGTCCGTTTTTTTTGTACGATGGCCCTTGCTGGGCGTCGGGGCGAGGCGAAATCCTGCAACCTGCGGCACTCGACCTGTCGGACTACCGGCTGGTGCTGGTGAACCCGGGGATACACGTGCCAACGGGGTGGGCGTTTGCGCAACTGGGGTTGGGCGCTGCGCGCAGCGAAAGTAGGGCGCAAAGCAGCGGCGCCGAAGGCGCGGACGCGCAACGCCGCGGGGAGCCGGACGCCGCGGCCCTGCGGGCCATCCCCCCGGTGTCGTCCTGGCGCGACATCTTCCACAACGACTTCGAACCCGCGGTCTTCGCCGCCTACCCGGCCATAAAGGCGATTAAAGAGACCTTATATGCCACGGGCGCCGTGTACGCCTCCATGAGCGGGAGCGGGAGCACCGTGTACGCGTTGTACCCCGAAGGGCAAATGCCGCGATTGTCTTTTCCAAAGGATTATTGGGTCTACATGGGGTGA
- a CDS encoding bifunctional nuclease family protein translates to MKKIELEIVALSHSITQTHSYAVVLGEVNGLRRLPIVIGGFEAQAIAVALERMQPSRPLTHDLMKNFMMAFNVELHEVIINDLQEGIFYSKLVCSSESDTVEIDSRTSDALALAVRFGCPIYTFEHILESAGILMEDTHKVKGKTELASTTTTTTGGNDDLKNLTLEELNHLLGEVLEQEDYIRAIAIRDEINSRKK, encoded by the coding sequence ATGAAGAAAATTGAATTGGAAATTGTAGCCCTCTCCCATAGTATTACACAAACGCATTCGTACGCAGTAGTACTGGGTGAAGTGAACGGACTGCGGCGCCTGCCGATCGTGATCGGGGGGTTCGAGGCCCAGGCTATTGCCGTGGCCCTCGAACGTATGCAACCGAGCCGGCCGCTTACCCATGACCTGATGAAAAACTTTATGATGGCCTTTAACGTGGAATTGCACGAGGTCATCATCAATGACCTCCAGGAAGGCATCTTTTATTCAAAGCTGGTTTGTTCTTCTGAAAGCGATACGGTGGAAATCGATTCACGCACCTCGGACGCCCTTGCGTTGGCGGTGCGTTTTGGTTGCCCCATCTATACCTTTGAACACATCCTCGAAAGCGCCGGCATCCTTATGGAGGATACCCACAAGGTCAAAGGCAAAACAGAGCTGGCTTCTACGACGACGACCACCACCGGTGGCAACGACGACCTTAAAAACCTGACCCTCGAAGAACTGAACCATCTCCTGGGTGAAGTGCTCGAACAGGAAGACTATATAAGGGCCATCGCTATCCGGGACGAGATCAACAGCCGGAAAAAATGA
- a CDS encoding electron transfer flavoprotein subunit alpha/FixB family protein, with protein MSVIIFADQSEGHIKKAALEALSYGAALARSLQTTATAVVLGPISNDVAAGLGKFGVSKVLLASSDAFTHLDGQVFAEAIAQAATAENAQVVVFPHNPDGKSVAPRVAVRLKAGLVTGAIDLPDLSGGGFVVRKNVFSGKAFAYVTIKSPIKVISLNPNSFHVQEGDGKAEVVAFQPTVAAPRVKVTAVNKVSGEVPLSEAEIVVSGGRGLKGPENWGLVEDLAKVLGAATACSRPVADAHWRPHHEHVGQTGLTIRPNLYIAIGISGAIQHLAGVNGSKVIVVINKDPEAPFFKAADYGIVGDAFEVVPKFTEAVKKLKGI; from the coding sequence ATGTCTGTCATCATATTTGCCGACCAATCCGAAGGTCATATCAAAAAAGCGGCGCTGGAAGCCCTTAGCTATGGGGCGGCCCTCGCCCGTTCGCTGCAAACCACGGCCACTGCGGTGGTCTTGGGACCCATAAGTAACGACGTCGCCGCCGGTCTGGGTAAGTTTGGCGTATCGAAAGTACTGTTGGCGTCCTCCGATGCCTTTACACACCTCGACGGCCAGGTGTTTGCCGAGGCCATCGCCCAGGCCGCTACCGCGGAAAACGCGCAGGTGGTTGTTTTCCCGCACAATCCTGACGGTAAGTCGGTGGCGCCCAGGGTCGCCGTCCGTCTCAAGGCCGGGCTTGTCACCGGCGCGATCGACCTGCCTGATCTTTCGGGTGGTGGATTCGTTGTGCGGAAAAATGTTTTTTCCGGAAAGGCCTTTGCCTACGTGACCATTAAGTCTCCTATCAAAGTCATTTCATTGAACCCGAACTCCTTCCACGTACAGGAGGGAGACGGGAAAGCGGAAGTCGTGGCGTTCCAACCCACGGTCGCCGCCCCCCGTGTAAAGGTAACGGCCGTGAATAAGGTCTCGGGCGAAGTTCCACTGTCAGAGGCGGAAATCGTCGTCAGCGGCGGAAGGGGGCTCAAGGGTCCCGAGAACTGGGGCCTGGTGGAAGACCTGGCAAAAGTGCTGGGGGCTGCGACGGCGTGTAGCCGGCCCGTGGCGGATGCGCACTGGCGTCCTCACCACGAACACGTGGGACAAACGGGTTTGACGATACGCCCCAACCTGTACATCGCCATCGGTATCTCCGGTGCCATCCAGCACCTGGCCGGTGTCAACGGTTCTAAAGTGATCGTGGTCATCAACAAGGATCCGGAGGCCCCGTTTTTCAAGGCGGCGGACTATGGCATTGTCGGCGACGCCTTCGAGGTCGTGCCGAAGTTCACCGAGGCCGTCAAAAAGCTTAAAGGAATATAA
- a CDS encoding electron transfer flavoprotein subunit beta/FixA family protein — protein sequence MKILVCISKTPDTTAKIAFTDNNTKFAEAGVQFIINPYDEWYALVRAIELKEADPSSVIHLVTVGGADVEPVIRKALALGGDEAIRVNADASDSFVIASQIASVATGGGYDLILLGKETIDYNGSAIGAMVAELLNLPYIALATKVDVQGATVTVTREIEGGEEVAEVALPVAISCQKGVAEQRIPNMKGIMSARTKPLKVVEPVAVEALTAIHHFELPPAKAGVKLVSPDNAGELVRLLHEEAKVI from the coding sequence ATGAAGATACTCGTCTGTATCAGTAAAACACCTGACACCACGGCAAAAATAGCCTTCACGGACAACAATACGAAATTCGCCGAAGCCGGGGTGCAGTTCATTATCAATCCCTATGACGAATGGTATGCGCTGGTCCGCGCGATCGAGCTGAAAGAAGCGGATCCCTCGTCGGTGATCCACCTGGTGACGGTGGGGGGCGCGGACGTGGAGCCGGTGATCCGCAAGGCCCTGGCGCTCGGCGGGGATGAAGCGATCCGGGTCAACGCCGACGCATCAGACAGCTTTGTCATTGCTTCCCAGATTGCTTCGGTGGCCACCGGAGGAGGGTACGACCTGATTCTTTTGGGTAAAGAGACGATCGACTACAATGGTTCCGCCATAGGGGCCATGGTGGCGGAATTGCTCAATCTGCCGTACATCGCCCTGGCCACCAAGGTAGACGTACAGGGAGCTACGGTCACGGTCACCCGGGAAATCGAAGGAGGGGAAGAGGTCGCCGAAGTAGCACTCCCGGTGGCGATCAGTTGCCAGAAGGGCGTGGCGGAACAACGCATCCCGAACATGAAGGGCATCATGTCCGCCAGGACAAAACCGCTGAAGGTGGTGGAGCCCGTCGCGGTTGAAGCCCTTACGGCCATCCATCATTTCGAACTTCCGCCCGCAAAGGCCGGTGTGAAACTCGTTAGCCCCGACAACGCAGGGGAACTGGTCCGTCTATTACATGAAGAAGCAAAAGTCATTTAA
- a CDS encoding tetratricopeptide repeat protein — translation MDRIALLKQHLETSPDDPFLQHALALELVKMGDDEGARASFERLLSKDPTYVGSYYHLAKLLERTGHTDEAIAVYERGMDAARASGDRKALGELRSAYEELTM, via the coding sequence ATGGATAGAATTGCTTTACTCAAACAACATTTGGAAACAAGCCCCGACGACCCTTTTTTGCAACACGCCCTCGCCCTTGAACTCGTCAAAATGGGCGACGACGAAGGCGCCAGGGCGAGCTTCGAACGCCTTTTGTCCAAAGACCCCACTTACGTAGGCAGCTATTACCACCTGGCAAAGCTCCTCGAACGCACCGGCCACACTGATGAAGCCATCGCTGTTTATGAGCGGGGCATGGACGCCGCCCGCGCCTCCGGCGACCGCAAGGCCCTGGGAGAACTCCGGTCCGCGTATGAAGAATTGACGATGTAG